The following coding sequences are from one Spea bombifrons isolate aSpeBom1 chromosome 13, aSpeBom1.2.pri, whole genome shotgun sequence window:
- the SPATA2 gene encoding spermatogenesis-associated protein 2, with the protein MNCLSMDTKYKEDLFRKYVQYHESKLEAPDSKQRAINDEYLRTAASALLSLPKIDPLYRFRLIRFYDVCENSLKSLRTSNLRSLHNAAAMLETVGINLFLYPWKKEYKTIKTYTGPFVYYVRAALIDDDIRHVLNHMGYIQELGTVYRLKDHVDPTQVKRVSFELFLARVECELLLEIYLQVKDKGYLEIDVVNERKNSNEDVRGCTDEMKRRVECKETLNISMARMVLQKSASERAPSKDYFKQKVTKPSKSVDTYDSYWDSKNKPPLMATLSLRKEPILVDAEDDIKDEIIRPSPSLLTMSPSLHGCSDEFLNVSSNPNGVLRANPTYGYYSPEDDVDLYTEQESRMVNIKRQDKPDVWLYKNEMTPSCHRRSHLAKETGYVKCQSCGVSCGGPLCQKCDGMLIFRPDGPALKQSSLSIKTAVQNDSYSSGSALREKACYGTSPSSSSQDRAALQIPKTKPSSTLRCGFCNRLGASNTCTICSKVSCDACVVSYCREHCCRKSDYHKFAPNNQLNYKSTPMSHLVYR; encoded by the exons ATGAACTGCCTTTCAATGGATACAAAGTACAAGGAAGATCTCTTCAGAAAATATGTACAATATCACGAATCCAAACTGGAAGCTCCCGACAGCAAGCAGCGCGCCATCAACGACGAATACCTCCGCACGGCGGCCTCGGCCCTCCTCAGCTTGCCGAAAATCGACCCCCTTTATCGATTCCGGCTGATCAGGTTCTACGACGTCTGCGAGAATTCTCTCAAATCTTTGCGGACGTCCAACCTGCGCTCCCTTCACAATGCGGCCGCCATGCTGGAGACGGTGGGAATTAATCTGTTTCTTTATCCGTGGAAAAAGGAATACAAAACTATCAAG ACTTACACTGGGCCGTTTGTTTATTATGTCCGTGCTGCTCTCATTGATGATGACATCAGGCATGTACTGAACCATATGGGTTACATTCAAGAACTTGGGACCGTTTACCGATTGAAAGATCACGTGGACCCCACTCAAGTCAAGAGGGTTTCGTTTGAGCTTTTCTTAGCACGCGTGGAGTGCGAGCTGCTGCTTGAGATCTACTTGCAAGTGAAGGACAAAGGGTACCTGGAGATCGATGTCGTGAACGAGCGGAAAAACAGCAACGAAGATGTCCGAGGGTGCACCGATGAAATGAAGCGGCGCGTGGAGTGTAAGGAAACCTTAAACATATCCATGGCTAGGATGGTCCTTCAGAAGTCGGCCAGCGAGAGGGCGCCCTCAAAAGATTACTTCAAACAAAAGGTAACCAAACCGTCCAAGTCCGTCGACACGTATGACAGTTATTGGGATAGCAAAAACAAACCTCCTCTGATGGCCACGCTGAGTCTACGGAAAGAGCCGATTCTGGTCGACGCAGAAGACGACATCAAAGACGAAATAATACGTCCGTCTCCCTCCTTGTTGACTATGTCCCCCTCTCTACACGGCTGCTCGGATGAATTTTTAAACGTTTCCTCCAATCCAAACGGAGTGCTGCGGGCGAACCCGACGTACGGTTATTACTCCCCTGAAGACGACGTAGACTTATACACGGAGCAGGAGTCCAGAATGGTAAATATCAAAAGGCAGGACAAGCCTGACGTGTGGCTCTACAAAAACGAGATGACTCCGTCTTGTCACCGGCGTTCGCATCTAGCCAAAGAGACGGGTTACGTGAAGTGCCAAAGCTGTGGTGTATCCTGTGGCGGCCCTTTGTGCCAAAAATGTGACGGCATGCTTATCTTCAGGCCAGACGGTCCTGCGCTGAAGCAAAGCAGCTTGTCCATCAAAACTGCTGTTCAAAACGACTCTTACTCCTCCGGCTCTGCGTTACGAGAGAAGGCCTGTTACGGGACGTCGCCGTCGTCGTCTTCGCAGGACAGGGCTGCTCTGCAAATTCCAAAAACCAAGCCTTCCAGCACCTTGCGATGTGGCTTCTGTAACCGATTAGGGGCATCGAATACTTGCACAATCTGTTCCAAAGTCTCGTGCGACGCCTGTGTCGTCTCTTACTGTCGTGAACATTGTTGCCGAAAAAGCGATTACCATAAGTTTGCACCTAACAATCAGTTAAACTATAAATCGACCCCGATGTCTCACCTTGTGTATAGATAG
- the RNF114 gene encoding E3 ubiquitin-protein ligase RNF114, which translates to MAVEQRWQSPGRARDTDPMDRFVCPICLEIFENPVRVNCGHIFCSTCLHQCLKQKNPMCGVCRCLLTPGRKAADLERQMEVTEASCKGCSRKMYLAHMRAHAATCSKYENYVMEGIKSVTKEETPQTRQVSDVPNRFTFTCPYCREQNLDQEGLVDHCRKQHFSDPTPVVCPICASMPWGDPTYRSSNFMEHVNRRHRFSYDTFVDYNADEEAMMHEALMRSLMDN; encoded by the exons ATGGCGGTGGAGCAGCGCTGGCAGAGCCCAGGGAGAGCCCGGGATACCGACCCCATGGACCGGTTCGTGTGCCCGATCTGCCTGGAGATCTTTGAGAACCCTGTCCGGGTTAACTGCGGACATAT ATTTTGCTCCACCTGCCTGCACCAGTGCTTGAAGCAGAAGAATCCCATGTGCGGTGTGTGCCGTTGCTTGTTGACTCCGGGTAGGAAGGCCGCGGATCTCGAACGGCAGATGGAAGTCACAGAAGCCTCGTGTAaaggctgcagcaggaag ATGTACCTGGCGCACATGCGCGCTCACGCCGCCACTTGCTCCAAATACGAGAATTATGTCATGGAAGGAATCAAGTCCGTGACTAAGGAAGAGACTCCTCAGACGAGGCAAGTATC AGATGTGCCTAACCGGTTCACCTTTACCTGCCCGTACTGCCGGGAACAGAATCTCGATCAGGAAGGTCTAGTAGATCACTGTAGGAAGCAGCACTTCTCGGACCCAACCCCGGTG GTTTGTCCCATTTGCGCTTCCATGCCATGGGGGGACCCAACTTACAGGAGTTCCAACTTCATGGAACACGTCAACCGCAGGCATCGCTTCTCATACGACACGTTTGTG GACTACAACGCAGACGAGGAAGCCATGATGCACGAAGCCCTCATGAGATCTTTGATGGACAATTGA
- the SNAI1 gene encoding zinc finger protein SNAI1 — MPRSFLVKKHFSTSKKPNYSKLESQTVYISPFLYDKFTIPLIPQPEILSTGAYYPPLVWDTGLITTFFAAEPDYKNSPVSPSSEDSKPLDLTSFSSEDDEGKTSDPPSPASSATEAEKFQCHQCTKSYSTFAGLSKHKQLHCDSQSRKSFSCKYCEKEYVSLGALKMHIRSHTLPCVCKICGKAFSRPWLLQGHIRTHTGEKPFSCTHCNRAFADRSNLRAHLQTHSDVKKYQCKNCSRTFSRMSLLHKHEETGCSGSH; from the exons ATGCCTCGCTCGTTCCTAGTGAAGAAACACTTCTCTACCAGCAAGAAGCCGAACTACAGCAAACTGGAAAGCCAAACag TGTATATCTCACCGTTTTTATACGACAAGTTCACCATTCCATTGATACCCCAGCCGGAGATTTTGAGCACAGGGGCGTATTACCCACCTCTGGTTTGGGACACCGGGTTGATTACAACATTTTTCGCCGCCGAGCCCGACTACAAGAATTCCCCCGTCTCCCCTTCCAGTGAAGACTCCAAGCCTCTCGACCTGACCTCCTTCTCCAGCGAAGACGACGAAGGCAAGACCTCGGATCCCCCCAGCCCGGCTTCCTCGGCCACGGAAGCGGAGAAGTTTCAGTGCCACCAATGCACCAAGTCGTACTCGACTTTTGCTGGACTTTCCAAACACAAGCAGCTCCACTGCGACTCGCAGAGCCGGAAATCTTTTAGCTGCAAGTATTGCGAGAAGGAATATGTTAGCCTCGGGGCCCTCAAGATGCACATCAGGAGCCACACGTTACCCTGCGTCTGCAAAATCTGCGGCAAGGCGTTCTCCAGACCGTGGCTGCTGCAGGGACACATCAGAACACATACAG GTGAAAAACCCTTTTCCTGCACGCATTGCAACAGAGCCTTCGCCGATCGGTCCAACCTCAGAGCCCATCTCCAAACCCACTCAGATGTCAAAAAGTACCAGTGCAAGAACTGCTCTAGAACTTTCTCAAGAATGTCTCTTCTTCACAAACACGAAGAGACCGGTTGCTCAGGAAGCCACTGA